The following are encoded together in the Arcobacter aquimarinus genome:
- a CDS encoding flagellar basal body P-ring protein FlgI produces MILKYLLIITLFLSSLYSQTIKDISNVIGIRENQLIGYGLVVGLPGTGDKSKFTMQSLQNLLRNSYIKIPAGSINSKNIAAVMVTADLPPFSRQGDKIKVKVSTIGDAKSVDNGELLITQLKGVDGNVYALAQGTIISNENNKTTGFIYEGATVENEIDFDLRNEDSIQLSLLKNSAKNADLIETKINEKFGKKLATAIDTRTIEVKKPQNMSTVKFLSIVQNIELDATFKKKLIIDINRESIITGGDIPIDPVTIARDTFTIRIDKSTLDENEWNDAAKNPGVDIGDDVKIADKPIINIDNAMINTKGTPTISDLVRSMKVMKLPMTEIIDTLKMIKEMGAIDVDIEIRG; encoded by the coding sequence ATGATATTGAAGTATTTACTTATAATTACATTATTTTTATCATCTTTGTATTCGCAAACTATCAAAGATATTTCAAATGTTATAGGAATTAGAGAAAATCAATTAATTGGTTATGGTTTGGTAGTAGGACTTCCAGGAACTGGTGATAAATCTAAATTTACTATGCAATCATTACAGAATCTTCTTAGAAATTCTTATATAAAAATCCCTGCTGGTTCAATTAACTCAAAAAATATTGCAGCAGTTATGGTAACTGCAGATTTACCTCCTTTTTCAAGACAAGGAGATAAGATAAAAGTAAAAGTTTCAACAATTGGAGATGCAAAATCTGTCGATAATGGAGAGCTTTTAATCACTCAATTAAAAGGTGTAGATGGAAATGTTTACGCTTTAGCACAAGGAACAATTATTTCAAATGAAAATAATAAAACTACTGGCTTTATTTATGAAGGTGCTACTGTTGAAAATGAAATTGATTTTGATTTAAGAAATGAAGATTCTATTCAATTAAGTTTACTTAAAAATTCAGCTAAAAATGCAGATTTAATAGAGACAAAAATAAATGAAAAATTTGGTAAAAAATTAGCTACTGCAATTGATACAAGAACTATTGAAGTAAAAAAACCTCAAAATATGTCTACTGTTAAATTTTTATCAATAGTTCAAAATATAGAACTAGACGCAACATTCAAGAAAAAACTAATTATTGATATAAATAGAGAATCAATTATAACAGGAGGAGATATTCCAATTGATCCTGTAACAATAGCAAGAGATACCTTTACAATAAGAATAGATAAATCTACTTTAGATGAAAATGAGTGGAACGATGCAGCTAAAAATCCTGGTGTTGATATAGGAGATGATGTTAAAATTGCTGATAAACCTATTATAAATATTGATAATGCAATGATAAATACAAAAGGAACTCCAACAATATCTGATTTGGTTCGTTCTATGAAAGTAATGAAACTTCCAATGACTGAAATAATTGACACACTAAAAATGATAAAAGAGATGGGTGCAATTGATGTTGATATAGAGATAAGAGGATAA
- a CDS encoding flagellar biosynthetic protein FliQ, with product MDLMAISENTVKIILILGLPSLIVSMIIGLIISIFQAVTQVSDASLSFVPKMIFVSAFILISLPWIGDHIETYTKDLWDLILIFGS from the coding sequence ATGGACTTAATGGCTATTTCTGAAAATACAGTTAAAATTATTTTGATATTAGGTTTACCTTCATTAATAGTTAGTATGATTATTGGTTTAATAATATCAATATTTCAAGCAGTTACGCAAGTAAGTGATGCTTCTTTGTCTTTTGTTCCTAAAATGATTTTTGTATCAGCTTTTATTTTAATTTCATTACCTTGGATTGGAGATCATATAGAAACTTATACAAAAGATTTATGGGATCTTATCTTAATTTTTGGGAGTTGA
- a CDS encoding MotE family protein has protein sequence MSYRILVLLFFSVCLNAQETSSSLTRQKIEVMELKKELNNFYNEKEQEYQERKKELESILSQIEKEKNEIKKLHDNNLEILKDIRLEIESKTAKIYNGMKAKNAADIFNQMISEGKIDDVFDIILKLKENNVTQIMKFLSVTNASILTQKLENFNLDNNKKDR, from the coding sequence TTGAGTTATAGAATTTTAGTTTTATTGTTTTTTTCAGTTTGTTTAAATGCACAAGAAACAAGTAGTTCTTTAACAAGACAGAAAATTGAAGTAATGGAATTAAAAAAAGAATTAAATAATTTTTATAATGAAAAAGAGCAAGAGTACCAAGAAAGAAAAAAAGAGTTGGAAAGTATATTGTCTCAAATAGAAAAAGAGAAAAATGAGATAAAAAAATTACATGATAATAACTTGGAAATACTAAAAGATATTCGATTAGAAATTGAGAGTAAAACAGCAAAAATTTACAATGGAATGAAAGCAAAAAATGCTGCTGATATTTTCAATCAAATGATTAGTGAAGGCAAAATTGATGATGTTTTTGATATAATTTTAAAATTAAAAGAAAATAATGTTACTCAAATCATGAAATTTTTAAGTGTTACAAATGCATCAATATTAACTCAGAAACTTGAAAATTTTAATTTAGATAATAACAAAAAGGATAGATAA
- a CDS encoding flagellar basal body-associated FliL family protein, translating to MAEENNQEVKPAGGGKGLMIALIALVVILLISVVGGGYFLYSQLNANNQNTEEVQKADAVEGGTSYKADINDLVLNLTDSRGREKLMKLSFSIRSTEPKIATIVEEYKAEIIDVVISQISARSSEELLTVGGKNLLKDELMQDINNVINTVTQSDSKIAKNNVTTILFTTFVIK from the coding sequence ATGGCAGAAGAAAATAATCAAGAAGTAAAACCAGCAGGTGGTGGAAAAGGTTTAATGATAGCATTGATTGCTTTAGTCGTTATCTTGTTAATCAGTGTTGTTGGTGGAGGTTATTTTTTATACTCTCAATTAAATGCAAATAACCAAAATACAGAAGAAGTACAAAAAGCAGATGCTGTTGAAGGAGGAACTTCTTACAAAGCAGATATAAATGATTTGGTATTAAATCTAACAGATTCAAGAGGAAGAGAAAAATTAATGAAATTATCTTTTTCTATAAGAAGTACAGAACCAAAGATTGCAACTATAGTTGAAGAATATAAAGCTGAAATTATAGATGTAGTTATTTCTCAAATTAGTGCAAGAAGTTCAGAGGAGTTACTAACAGTTGGTGGTAAAAATTTATTAAAAGATGAATTAATGCAAGATATAAATAATGTAATTAATACTGTTACACAATCTGATAGTAAAATAGCTAAAAATAATGTTACTACAATATTATTCACAACTTTTGTAATTAAATAA
- a CDS encoding flagellar basal body L-ring protein FlgH: MKNNIILIAVSFLFVACSATKPELEFNKPEVQVPKELPQAKKNKGSLYSMQGTSLFADKKDLQVGDIIQIVINEDLTSKTNNKRELSSDRGNNLGGGLFSSMGTNTLGGTAQKYTDKLNANLGVNFETNSSTSDKGSVKTQLDETFETTISAIIEETYQNGNYYIKGKKEMLIDGQKQEIIVSGVIRPYDITSDNSINSSQIANLKLLYEKDGVESDVLQTPWGSKLIRAIWPF; this comes from the coding sequence ATGAAAAATAATATTATTTTAATAGCTGTATCATTTTTGTTTGTTGCTTGTTCTGCAACTAAACCTGAATTAGAATTTAACAAGCCAGAGGTGCAAGTTCCAAAAGAATTACCTCAAGCAAAAAAAAATAAAGGCTCTTTGTATTCTATGCAAGGAACATCTTTATTTGCAGATAAAAAAGATTTGCAAGTGGGTGATATTATACAAATTGTAATAAATGAGGATTTAACTTCTAAAACAAATAATAAAAGAGAATTATCAAGTGATAGAGGTAATAACTTAGGTGGAGGTTTATTTTCATCAATGGGCACAAATACTCTTGGAGGTACGGCTCAAAAATATACTGATAAGTTAAATGCAAATCTTGGAGTAAATTTTGAAACTAATAGTTCAACATCTGATAAAGGTTCAGTTAAAACGCAACTTGATGAAACCTTTGAAACTACAATATCTGCAATAATTGAAGAAACATATCAAAATGGAAATTATTATATAAAAGGTAAAAAGGAAATGCTTATTGATGGGCAAAAACAAGAAATTATAGTAAGTGGTGTTATAAGACCTTATGATATAACGTCGGATAATTCTATTAATTCATCACAAATTGCAAACTTAAAACTTTTATATGAAAAAGATGGAGTTGAATCAGATGTATTACAAACTCCGTGGGGAAGTAAATTGATTAGAGCTATTTGGCCATTTTAA
- the flgK gene encoding flagellar hook-associated protein FlgK has protein sequence MLSTLNVSHTGLNAARIAIENVSNNIANENTPGYKKRVVQLSELAQSDSRFTGRGVLADATYRITSQYMYDKLISENTKSNYYDKLSDMLGSVEAIFKETETSGFSVNLSRYFQSIEDLRTNPNSEVYKSALKNQGSILVDSLQNLYSSIEKQQEFEKNELNVNVGKVNGLLKEIGEVNQKIEKFSATNDLLDKRDQLELELSKYVDIEVNGQSSGYYELKIGGQVAISNNTNVRTIEFLDEKSSQIDKFSFKDYDPVTRTTTIIDSIKNDYDPATRTVTSKNLDANDIVTYKLNNQVEVSVTIGESLTMDWNGDGTETTEPVTIDNITRALVHKINTNPDTKGLITAYNGDYALDSSGNKIINNSKDNYLRIESNFPGVENSFEARVSIEKRDNVDPSIVETDGRMVVYKSDIESREPENKVGIGIFGKEIPLKSGLIKAQIENLSSESPNNKFQVYLDKLDSLAQTLGDIADKYIKTGSDSYIYGEDASDSSMGDITFIGLFSGASVKTLKFDKNVVNELNQEKLDYLATIQWKTDLSYDGKGQDTSSTSGKTSLLEYFREVRVNVSADKESSNFLLDTQENIKLSLENSYNQLVKVDKDDEMLNLMKFQAAYTANAKIVTAIDEMIQTLLGLKR, from the coding sequence ATGTTAAGTACATTAAATGTGTCTCATACAGGGCTAAATGCTGCTAGAATAGCGATTGAAAATGTATCTAATAACATAGCTAATGAGAATACTCCAGGATACAAAAAAAGAGTAGTTCAATTAAGTGAGCTAGCACAGTCTGATTCCAGATTTACAGGGCGAGGGGTTTTAGCTGATGCTACATATAGAATTACTTCTCAATATATGTATGATAAATTGATATCTGAAAATACAAAATCTAATTATTATGATAAATTATCTGATATGTTAGGAAGTGTTGAAGCTATTTTTAAAGAAACAGAAACTAGTGGTTTTTCAGTTAATTTAAGTAGATATTTTCAATCAATTGAAGATTTAAGAACTAATCCAAATTCAGAAGTTTATAAGAGTGCATTAAAAAATCAAGGCTCTATTTTAGTTGATTCACTTCAGAATCTTTATTCTAGTATCGAAAAACAACAAGAGTTTGAAAAAAATGAATTAAATGTTAATGTTGGTAAGGTAAATGGTTTATTAAAAGAAATAGGCGAAGTTAATCAAAAAATAGAAAAGTTTAGTGCTACAAATGATTTATTGGATAAAAGAGATCAATTAGAATTAGAATTATCAAAATATGTAGATATTGAAGTAAATGGACAAAGTAGTGGTTACTATGAGTTAAAAATTGGTGGACAAGTTGCTATTAGTAATAATACTAATGTTAGAACTATAGAATTTTTAGATGAAAAAAGTTCTCAAATTGATAAATTTAGTTTTAAAGATTATGATCCAGTTACAAGAACTACAACTATAATAGATTCAATAAAAAATGATTATGATCCAGCTACAAGAACAGTAACATCAAAAAATTTAGATGCTAATGATATTGTAACTTATAAGTTAAATAATCAGGTTGAAGTATCTGTAACAATCGGAGAATCTTTAACAATGGATTGGAATGGTGATGGAACTGAAACTACAGAGCCAGTTACAATTGATAATATTACAAGAGCGTTAGTACATAAAATAAACACAAATCCTGATACAAAAGGCTTAATTACAGCATATAATGGTGATTATGCATTAGATTCAAGTGGTAATAAAATTATTAATAATTCAAAGGATAATTATTTAAGGATTGAGTCAAATTTTCCTGGTGTTGAAAATAGTTTTGAAGCAAGAGTTAGTATCGAAAAAAGAGATAATGTTGATCCATCAATTGTTGAAACAGATGGGAGAATGGTAGTATATAAAAGTGATATTGAAAGTAGAGAACCAGAAAATAAAGTAGGAATAGGTATTTTTGGTAAAGAAATACCTTTAAAAAGTGGTCTTATAAAAGCTCAAATAGAAAATTTATCTTCAGAATCACCCAATAATAAATTTCAAGTTTATCTTGATAAATTAGACTCTTTAGCACAAACATTGGGAGATATTGCAGATAAATATATTAAAACAGGTTCTGATAGTTATATATATGGTGAAGATGCTTCTGATTCATCAATGGGAGATATAACTTTTATTGGATTATTTAGTGGTGCAAGTGTAAAAACATTAAAATTTGATAAAAATGTAGTTAATGAATTGAATCAAGAGAAATTAGATTATTTAGCTACGATTCAATGGAAAACAGATTTATCGTATGATGGTAAAGGTCAAGACACTTCATCAACTTCTGGAAAAACTTCATTATTAGAGTATTTTAGAGAAGTAAGAGTTAATGTCTCTGCAGATAAAGAAAGTAGTAATTTTTTATTAGATACTCAAGAAAATATTAAGCTTTCTTTAGAAAATTCGTATAATCAATTGGTAAAAGTTGATAAGGATGATGAAATGTTAAATTTAATGAAGTTTCAAGCAGCGTATACTGCAAATGCTAAAATAGTGACGGCAATTGATGAAATGATTCAAACGTTACTAGGATTAAAAAGATAA
- the fliD gene encoding flagellar filament capping protein FliD: protein MASGILGLGMGQAASLNSDLIEKLKTAERKSTVEPIEKRIENITSEKEVFTSISNKVSELLESIKPFDLFVSGGVTAFEQKSATTSGDSVTFDAADIKALKKGFTSVEVTQLAQKDVYQSNTVSSATKDAVINAGELVINGETFDTTNMTYAQLADSINAKTGMSASLEQVGTDSFRLVIKSEDTGLENNLNISGAASQALGYTTDGTTVNSTNHILEAKNMIAKVDGVEYNVSTNNITVDGLKITANKVGTSTINVVEDNSQVENQMKNFVTKYNELVALVDSEVFSVDSKIADKSSIRDVVNQIKAKLFGSYGEDGNKSVFNYGIELDKYGGLSIDSKKFNEAVQNDMAGLKDLFLGSAENKGLGTTIKESLDDMNFTGGALSTYESGMSAREVSLNSEKEKAEKALNAKYEQLALQFSAYGSLINQMESSFSGLKMLIQQSTSSN, encoded by the coding sequence ATGGCTAGTGGAATATTAGGATTAGGTATGGGGCAAGCAGCTTCTTTAAATAGTGATTTAATAGAAAAGTTAAAAACTGCAGAAAGAAAATCAACTGTAGAGCCAATAGAAAAAAGAATTGAAAATATTACTAGTGAAAAAGAAGTCTTTACATCTATTTCAAATAAAGTAAGTGAATTATTAGAATCTATAAAACCTTTTGATTTATTTGTTTCAGGTGGGGTTACAGCATTTGAACAAAAATCAGCAACTACTTCAGGAGATTCTGTAACATTTGATGCAGCAGATATAAAAGCTTTAAAGAAAGGCTTTACAAGTGTTGAAGTAACACAACTTGCACAAAAAGATGTTTACCAGTCAAATACAGTTAGTAGTGCAACTAAAGATGCTGTTATAAATGCAGGTGAGTTAGTAATAAATGGTGAAACATTTGATACTACAAACATGACATATGCACAATTAGCTGATTCAATAAATGCAAAAACAGGAATGAGTGCATCACTTGAACAAGTTGGAACAGATTCTTTTAGACTCGTAATAAAAAGTGAAGATACAGGATTAGAGAATAACTTGAATATAAGTGGAGCAGCAAGTCAAGCTTTAGGTTATACTACAGATGGAACGACTGTTAATTCAACAAATCATATCCTAGAAGCCAAAAATATGATAGCTAAAGTAGATGGAGTAGAATATAATGTTTCAACAAATAATATTACTGTTGATGGTCTAAAAATAACAGCAAATAAAGTAGGAACATCAACAATTAATGTTGTTGAAGATAATTCTCAAGTTGAAAATCAAATGAAAAATTTTGTTACAAAATATAATGAATTAGTTGCATTAGTTGATAGTGAAGTTTTTAGTGTTGATTCAAAAATAGCTGATAAATCGTCGATTAGAGATGTTGTAAACCAAATTAAGGCTAAGTTATTTGGATCTTATGGAGAAGATGGAAATAAATCTGTATTTAATTATGGAATAGAATTAGATAAGTATGGTGGATTATCTATAGATTCAAAAAAATTTAACGAAGCAGTTCAGAATGATATGGCTGGATTAAAAGATTTATTTTTGGGTTCTGCTGAAAATAAAGGATTAGGTACAACCATAAAAGAATCTTTAGATGATATGAATTTTACAGGTGGTGCTTTAAGTACTTATGAATCAGGTATGTCAGCAAGAGAAGTATCTTTAAATAGTGAAAAAGAAAAAGCAGAAAAAGCGTTAAATGCAAAATATGAACAATTAGCTTTACAATTTAGTGCATATGGTTCATTAATTAATCAAATGGAATCTTCATTTTCTGGATTAAAAATGTTGATTCAGCAATCAACATCTAGTAACTAA
- the fliS gene encoding flagellar export chaperone FliS, with protein MGIEVYNQQNAISDDPYILVLKLYEGVIKYLSFVKSAMEDGEVETKFTYINKSIAIFDELRNVLDFDGGEVAYYLDGLYLYQIETLFSAGIDDNINAVNQVMKVTQGLIDAWKEETGL; from the coding sequence ATGGGAATAGAAGTATACAATCAACAAAATGCAATATCTGATGATCCTTATATCTTGGTATTAAAACTTTATGAGGGAGTTATTAAATATCTTTCTTTTGTAAAGAGTGCTATGGAAGATGGTGAAGTTGAGACAAAATTTACTTATATAAATAAAAGTATAGCTATTTTTGACGAATTAAGAAATGTGCTAGATTTTGATGGTGGAGAAGTTGCTTACTATTTAGATGGTTTATACTTATATCAAATTGAAACTCTGTTTAGTGCTGGAATTGATGATAATATCAATGCAGTTAATCAAGTTATGAAAGTTACTCAAGGATTGATTGACGCATGGAAAGAAGAAACAGGTCTATAA
- the tilS gene encoding tRNA lysidine(34) synthetase TilS, translating to MNLDFSAIKNQKNLLAFSAGVDSSALFFLLLRQNISFDIAIVDYNLRFQSKEEISYAKELAIKYNKRIFIKDIKLENNSNFEKMARDIRYKFFEEIISENSYENLITAHQLNDKLEWFFMQLSKGAGLIELIGFNEFEQKENYKIYKPLLNITKNELEIYLKENNYKYFIDNSNFDEKYKRNYFRHNFANKFLEEFSNGVKNSFQYLQNDLNSLNIQTKPIKKIEELVIFLNQKDDNLNIRIIDLNLKKRGILLSSAQRYEILKQKEITVCHKINISIEKDYIWIAPKLTITMDKNFKERCRLLKIPQNIRAYLYLKNINLEELIFQKSF from the coding sequence ATGAACTTAGATTTTAGTGCTATAAAGAATCAAAAAAATCTTCTAGCTTTTTCAGCTGGAGTTGATTCTAGTGCACTATTTTTTTTACTTTTAAGACAAAATATTTCCTTTGATATTGCTATTGTTGATTATAATTTGAGATTTCAAAGTAAAGAAGAAATCTCTTACGCTAAAGAACTAGCAATAAAATACAATAAAAGAATCTTTATAAAAGATATAAAACTTGAAAATAATTCAAATTTTGAAAAAATGGCAAGAGATATAAGATATAAATTTTTTGAAGAAATAATTTCAGAAAATTCCTATGAAAACCTTATCACAGCCCATCAATTAAATGATAAATTAGAGTGGTTTTTTATGCAATTATCAAAAGGTGCTGGATTAATAGAACTTATTGGTTTTAATGAATTTGAACAAAAAGAAAATTATAAAATATATAAACCACTTTTAAATATTACAAAAAATGAATTGGAAATTTATTTAAAAGAGAATAACTACAAATATTTTATAGATAACTCTAACTTTGATGAAAAATATAAAAGAAATTATTTTAGACACAATTTTGCTAATAAATTCTTGGAAGAATTTAGTAATGGAGTAAAAAATTCTTTTCAATATTTACAAAATGATTTAAATTCTTTAAATATTCAAACAAAACCTATAAAAAAAATAGAAGAATTAGTAATATTTTTAAACCAAAAAGATGATAATTTAAATATCAGAATTATTGATTTAAATCTTAAAAAAAGAGGGATTTTATTAAGTTCTGCCCAAAGATATGAAATTTTAAAACAAAAGGAAATTACTGTTTGCCATAAAATAAATATCTCAATTGAAAAAGACTATATTTGGATTGCTCCTAAGCTAACTATAACTATGGATAAAAATTTTAAAGAAAGATGTAGATTATTAAAAATCCCACAAAATATTAGAGCATATTTATATTTAAAAAATATAAATTTAGAAGAACTAATTTTTCAAAAATCTTTTTAA
- the rimO gene encoding 30S ribosomal protein S12 methylthiotransferase RimO — translation MKFSVKNPKKTLHLVSLGCTKNLVDSEIMLGKLKDYTITNDASNADVIIVNTCGFIDSAKQESLNTIFNLHDERKKESVLVMAGCLSERYQGELQKELPEIDVFTGVGDYDKIDLLVNEKRSAFSNEVFLASDENERVITGSSYHAYVKLSEGCNQTCSFCAIPSFKGKLHSRTLESLVKEVKSLVSKGYVDFSFVSQDSSSFLRDQDIKNGLELLIEEVEKIEGIKTARILYLYPSTTTLSLIDKIADSKVFVNYFDMPLQHITPSMLKIMKRGKGVEKLNELMNHMRSKPNSFVRTTFIAGHPGETVEDHEALCKYIEEFKFDRANVFSYSTEEGTAAALSKDLIEQEIIDARAEEIGEIIALTTQESLENEVGKIFEVYVDGESDEHEYLLSARKTIWAPDIDGEIYINDNELAQNEQIKFGQIYTVKVTELVGDKLLATVIK, via the coding sequence ATGAAATTTTCAGTAAAAAATCCTAAAAAAACTCTACATTTAGTAAGCCTTGGTTGTACTAAAAATCTTGTAGATTCAGAGATTATGTTAGGTAAATTAAAAGATTATACAATCACAAATGATGCATCAAATGCTGATGTTATTATTGTAAATACATGTGGATTTATTGATAGTGCAAAACAAGAGAGTTTGAATACAATTTTTAACCTACATGATGAAAGAAAAAAAGAGTCAGTTTTAGTAATGGCTGGATGTTTAAGTGAAAGATACCAAGGTGAACTTCAAAAAGAGTTACCTGAAATTGATGTTTTTACAGGTGTTGGAGATTATGATAAAATAGATTTACTTGTGAATGAAAAAAGAAGTGCATTTTCAAATGAAGTATTTTTGGCTAGTGATGAAAATGAAAGAGTTATCACAGGTTCTTCATATCACGCTTATGTAAAGCTAAGTGAAGGTTGTAATCAAACTTGTTCATTTTGTGCAATTCCTTCATTTAAAGGAAAACTTCACTCAAGAACTCTTGAATCACTTGTAAAAGAGGTTAAATCTCTTGTATCAAAAGGTTATGTTGATTTTTCGTTTGTATCACAAGATTCATCTTCATTTTTAAGAGACCAAGATATAAAAAATGGTCTTGAACTTCTAATAGAAGAAGTTGAAAAAATTGAAGGAATTAAAACGGCTAGAATTTTATACCTTTATCCATCAACTACAACTTTATCACTAATTGATAAAATCGCTGATTCAAAAGTATTTGTAAACTATTTTGATATGCCTTTACAACATATAACTCCATCAATGCTTAAAATCATGAAAAGAGGAAAAGGTGTTGAAAAACTAAATGAACTTATGAATCATATGAGAAGTAAACCAAACTCATTTGTAAGAACTACATTTATTGCTGGACACCCAGGTGAAACAGTTGAAGACCATGAAGCACTTTGTAAATATATTGAAGAATTTAAATTTGATAGAGCAAATGTATTTTCATATTCAACTGAAGAAGGAACAGCAGCAGCTCTTTCTAAAGATTTAATTGAACAAGAAATTATTGATGCAAGAGCTGAAGAGATTGGTGAAATAATCGCTTTGACTACTCAAGAATCACTAGAAAATGAAGTTGGAAAAATCTTTGAAGTTTATGTTGATGGTGAAAGTGATGAACATGAATATCTATTAAGTGCTAGAAAAACTATTTGGGCACCAGATATTGATGGAGAAATTTATATAAATGATAATGAACTAGCCCAAAATGAACAAATAAAATTTGGACAAATTTATACTGTAAAAGTTACAGAACTTGTTGGAGACAAACTTCTAGCAACTGTTATTAAATAA
- the panC gene encoding pantoate--beta-alanine ligase: MQVLKTIEELQEVRKNISTTVGFVPTMGALHNGHISLIKQARNENDIVIVSIFVNPTQFLPGEDLDAYPRKDEADKRICQMCKVDYLFMPEISTMYGKEEVLIKAPNKSYILEGKTRPGHFDGVLRVVLKLFNLTQPTNAYFGKKDAQQLSLITQMVKDLFLPINIVPCEIIREDDGLALSSRNVYLDQTQRKDALLISKSLYMAGSLIASGERSVEAVKNKIYEIMKTLDIEYVAIVDREFNELEIIEPKNTVILVVVRFGTTRLLDNIWL, translated from the coding sequence TTGCAAGTTTTAAAAACAATTGAAGAGTTACAAGAAGTTAGAAAAAATATTTCTACTACAGTTGGATTTGTACCAACAATGGGAGCATTACATAATGGGCATATTTCACTTATTAAACAAGCACGAAATGAAAATGATATTGTAATTGTTTCAATATTTGTAAATCCTACTCAGTTTTTACCTGGTGAAGATTTGGATGCATATCCAAGAAAGGATGAAGCTGATAAAAGAATTTGTCAAATGTGTAAAGTTGATTATCTTTTCATGCCAGAAATTTCTACAATGTATGGTAAAGAAGAAGTTTTAATAAAAGCTCCAAATAAAAGTTATATTTTAGAAGGTAAAACAAGACCTGGACATTTTGATGGAGTTTTAAGAGTTGTATTAAAACTATTTAATTTAACTCAACCAACAAATGCATATTTTGGGAAAAAAGATGCCCAACAACTTTCACTTATAACTCAAATGGTAAAAGATTTATTTTTACCGATAAATATTGTTCCTTGTGAAATCATCAGAGAAGATGATGGATTAGCATTAAGTTCTAGAAATGTATATTTAGATCAAACTCAAAGAAAAGATGCTTTATTGATTTCAAAGTCATTATATATGGCTGGTTCTTTAATTGCAAGTGGTGAAAGAAGTGTTGAGGCTGTAAAAAATAAAATTTATGAAATTATGAAAACTTTAGATATTGAATATGTAGCTATTGTTGATAGAGAATTCAATGAACTTGAAATAATTGAACCAAAAAATACTGTTATTTTAGTAGTTGTTAGATTTGGAACAACAAGGCTTTTAGATAATATTTGGCTTTAA